The proteins below come from a single Alkalispirillum mobile genomic window:
- a CDS encoding DUF294 nucleotidyltransferase-like domain-containing protein → MGDDNHNKLEQGATASPREEVQAFLRQYAPFDDMAGEHLDYLVERLTTRDYARGEALIHPDDGPAERLFIIRSGRVGGESPRGEEQDGRPVWELHAGECFPVGALITGKPPRTIHRALEATTCFELDKGDFTHLLHVSEEFHSFCTRWLSTMLDQILVQYESQEVKGLGNGDTSLDIPLSERLRREPVTCREETTIKEALQAMDTGRVGSVIVTDDQLAPLGVFTLHDLLRRVALPQVDLTRPIRDVMTPDPVAMPSTAFAFEAAMVMAQHGIHHICVVDQGRLQGVISERDLFSLQRVGLVNLTRTIKRAKSVEALAPLQADIHRLVGQMIDQGVKVGQIMQIITLLNDHIGERIIELCLADSDDDLADIDFCWIAFGSEGRQEQTLKTDQDNGILFMVPDDGPDADALRKRLLPVARRINEALDRCGYPLCPGNIMASNPECCLSLEEWQQRFKRWIDQGTPEHLLKAAIFFDFRVIYGAAAGAEGLRAWLLERTSRNSRFRKQMAANALRNRPPLGVIRDFVTRSHGDQRDVIDLKLNGVTPFTDAARIFSLAHRLPATNTVDRLKEAAEAGALARGDVEAWIIAYHYIQVLRTRKHQEQAAAGKPLSNHVSPTELNELDKKILKEAFREARKLQSKLTSEYQL, encoded by the coding sequence ATGGGCGACGACAATCACAATAAGCTGGAGCAGGGCGCCACGGCCTCCCCCCGGGAGGAAGTGCAGGCCTTCCTGCGTCAGTACGCGCCCTTCGACGACATGGCCGGCGAGCACCTGGACTACCTGGTGGAGCGCCTGACCACGCGGGACTACGCCCGGGGCGAGGCGCTGATTCATCCCGACGATGGTCCCGCCGAACGCCTGTTCATCATCCGTTCGGGCCGCGTGGGCGGGGAGTCGCCCCGGGGCGAGGAGCAGGACGGTCGTCCCGTCTGGGAACTCCACGCCGGCGAGTGCTTCCCAGTGGGCGCACTCATCACGGGCAAGCCGCCGCGCACTATCCACCGGGCCCTGGAAGCAACCACCTGTTTCGAACTCGATAAAGGCGACTTTACCCATTTGCTGCACGTGTCGGAGGAGTTTCACTCCTTCTGCACGCGCTGGCTCTCCACCATGCTCGACCAGATCCTGGTCCAGTACGAGAGCCAGGAGGTGAAGGGGCTGGGGAACGGCGATACCTCGCTGGATATCCCCCTGAGCGAGCGTTTGCGGCGCGAACCGGTTACCTGCCGGGAGGAGACCACAATAAAAGAAGCGCTGCAGGCCATGGACACCGGGCGGGTCGGGAGCGTCATCGTCACCGATGACCAGCTCGCCCCGCTCGGTGTCTTCACCCTGCACGATTTGCTGCGCCGCGTAGCCCTGCCCCAGGTGGACCTGACCCGCCCCATCCGGGACGTGATGACCCCCGACCCGGTGGCCATGCCATCGACGGCGTTCGCCTTCGAGGCGGCCATGGTCATGGCGCAGCACGGCATCCACCACATTTGCGTGGTCGATCAGGGTCGGCTTCAGGGGGTGATCTCCGAGCGGGATCTCTTCTCCCTGCAGCGGGTGGGCCTGGTGAACCTGACCCGCACTATCAAGCGGGCCAAGTCGGTAGAGGCCCTGGCCCCGTTGCAGGCCGATATCCACCGCCTGGTGGGGCAGATGATCGACCAAGGCGTGAAGGTCGGGCAGATCATGCAGATCATCACGCTGCTCAACGACCACATTGGCGAGCGGATCATCGAACTCTGCCTGGCCGACAGTGATGACGACCTGGCCGATATCGACTTCTGCTGGATTGCCTTCGGTAGCGAGGGGCGCCAGGAGCAGACCCTGAAGACCGACCAGGACAACGGCATCCTGTTCATGGTGCCCGATGACGGGCCCGATGCCGACGCCCTGCGCAAGCGCCTGCTGCCGGTAGCGCGGCGCATCAACGAAGCGCTGGACCGCTGCGGCTACCCGCTCTGCCCGGGCAACATCATGGCCAGCAATCCGGAATGCTGCCTGTCGCTGGAAGAGTGGCAGCAGCGGTTCAAGCGCTGGATCGACCAGGGCACGCCGGAGCACCTGCTAAAGGCGGCCATTTTCTTCGACTTCCGGGTCATTTATGGGGCGGCCGCCGGGGCCGAGGGCCTGCGCGCGTGGCTGCTCGAGCGCACCTCGCGCAACAGCCGGTTCCGCAAGCAGATGGCGGCCAACGCCCTGCGCAACCGGCCGCCGCTGGGCGTGATCCGCGACTTCGTCACGCGGAGCCACGGCGACCAGCGCGATGTCATCGACCTCAAGCTCAACGGCGTCACGCCCTTCACGGACGCGGCGCGTATCTTTTCCCTGGCTCATCGGCTGCCCGCCACCAACACGGTGGACCGCCTCAAGGAGGCGGCAGAGGCCGGTGCCCTTGCCCGGGGTGATGTGGAGGCGTGGATCATCGCCTACCACTACATCCAGGTGCTGCGCACCCGTAAGCACCAGGAGCAGGCAGCGGCCGGGAAGCCGCTAAGCAATCATGTTTCACCCACCGAGCTAAATGAACTGGATAAAAAAATTCTTAAGGAGGCATTTCGAGAAGCGAGAAAATTACAATCAAAACTCACTTCAGAGTATCAACTGTAA
- a CDS encoding 3'-5' exonuclease has product MQQRPFVTWVLLGIVAAALAILTLAVYSVVPEGSGMREQLPMVITLAGVGLVGVGLVGWFLLERLLMRPTRKLSRGVRALLESRQADQEIILPRHHALGDLTKAVEALADALRKSRRETRKAMQSATAELSEQKTWLETILQGLSEGVLVCNRQHQVMLYNRAAVSILGHPEAIGLGRPLFNVLSSPPVQHTLERLERRHGGDVDLPAELSAPFVCTSADAQRMFHGRMALIQNSQGQITGYLITLVDISSDLSRLAQGDAVRRALTRDLRGVVGNLRAAAETVASYPEMKPDERRSFDEVIRSESEKLSEQIDDLAHQIRGYNLGRWPMADVFVGDLVNCLQQRLKDLPDVRVTLVGLPLWVHGDSLSLMLAMDCLVRRIHEYTGATTYDVEALLGDRRVYVDISWAGDPIPTSELNRWMESPCADDEVGAQRLGDALERHGCEPWSQSAKREGYALLRLPLMASHRPQFMQEEERLPARPEFYDFGLMQEYAGDKTLAAKKLAELSFVVFDCEMTGLNPEGGDEIISIAGVRVVKGRVLTGETFDRVINPGRPIPPGSIRFHGITDEDVQDKPPVEVVLPQFKSFAGDDVLVAHNAAFDMKFVSMKEREAGVTFDNPVLDTLLLSALLDGDEEDHSLDALCDRYGIAITGRHTALGDTLATAELLVRIIERLEAQGYRTFGEVMKASHMAAELRHRSAVFSASGEGMESARS; this is encoded by the coding sequence ATGCAGCAACGGCCGTTCGTTACCTGGGTCCTACTGGGCATTGTTGCGGCGGCCCTCGCCATACTCACCCTGGCGGTCTACAGCGTCGTGCCGGAGGGATCCGGCATGCGCGAGCAACTCCCCATGGTCATCACCCTGGCCGGCGTCGGTCTGGTCGGGGTGGGGCTGGTGGGTTGGTTTTTACTGGAGCGGCTGCTCATGCGGCCGACGCGGAAGCTCTCCCGGGGCGTGCGCGCGCTGCTGGAGTCCCGCCAGGCCGATCAGGAGATCATCCTGCCCCGGCACCATGCGCTCGGCGATCTGACCAAGGCGGTTGAAGCGCTGGCGGATGCGCTGCGCAAGTCCCGGCGCGAGACCCGCAAGGCCATGCAGTCGGCCACCGCCGAACTCTCCGAGCAAAAGACCTGGCTGGAGACCATTCTCCAGGGGCTTAGCGAGGGGGTGCTGGTCTGTAACCGGCAACACCAGGTCATGCTCTACAACCGGGCGGCGGTCAGCATCCTCGGCCACCCGGAGGCCATCGGTCTGGGGCGGCCGCTGTTCAATGTCCTGTCCAGCCCACCCGTGCAGCACACTCTGGAGCGCCTGGAACGGCGCCACGGGGGGGACGTGGATCTGCCAGCGGAACTCTCCGCGCCCTTCGTTTGCACCAGCGCCGACGCCCAGCGCATGTTCCACGGCCGGATGGCACTGATCCAGAACAGCCAGGGGCAGATCACCGGCTACCTGATCACCCTGGTCGACATATCCAGCGATCTGAGCCGGCTTGCGCAGGGCGACGCCGTGCGCCGGGCGCTGACCCGGGATCTGCGCGGCGTGGTGGGCAACCTGCGCGCCGCGGCGGAGACCGTGGCCAGTTACCCGGAGATGAAGCCCGACGAGCGCCGGTCCTTCGACGAGGTCATCCGCAGCGAGAGTGAAAAGCTGAGTGAGCAGATCGATGACCTGGCGCACCAGATCCGGGGCTATAACCTCGGGCGCTGGCCCATGGCCGATGTCTTCGTCGGCGACCTCGTTAATTGCCTGCAGCAGCGGCTGAAAGACCTGCCGGATGTTCGCGTGACCCTGGTGGGGCTGCCGCTGTGGGTGCACGGCGACAGCCTCTCGCTAATGCTCGCCATGGACTGCCTGGTTCGCCGTATCCACGAATATACCGGGGCGACGACCTACGACGTGGAGGCCCTGCTGGGCGACCGGCGGGTCTATGTGGATATCAGTTGGGCGGGTGATCCGATCCCCACCAGCGAGCTGAACCGCTGGATGGAGAGCCCTTGCGCGGACGATGAAGTGGGGGCCCAGCGCCTGGGGGATGCCCTGGAGCGCCACGGCTGCGAGCCCTGGAGCCAGTCGGCCAAGCGTGAGGGGTACGCCCTGTTGCGCCTGCCCTTGATGGCCTCGCATCGGCCGCAGTTCATGCAGGAAGAGGAGCGGCTGCCCGCGCGCCCGGAGTTCTACGACTTCGGGCTCATGCAGGAGTACGCCGGTGACAAGACGCTGGCCGCCAAGAAGCTGGCGGAGCTCAGCTTTGTGGTGTTCGACTGCGAGATGACCGGGCTCAACCCCGAGGGGGGGGATGAAATCATCTCCATAGCCGGGGTGCGGGTGGTCAAAGGGCGGGTGCTCACCGGCGAGACCTTCGACCGGGTGATCAATCCCGGTCGTCCCATCCCGCCCGGCTCGATCCGCTTCCACGGCATCACCGACGAGGATGTGCAGGACAAGCCGCCGGTGGAGGTGGTGCTGCCGCAGTTCAAGTCCTTCGCCGGTGACGATGTGCTGGTGGCGCACAACGCGGCCTTCGACATGAAGTTCGTGAGCATGAAGGAGCGCGAGGCCGGGGTGACGTTCGACAACCCGGTGCTCGACACGCTGCTGCTCTCCGCCCTGCTGGACGGGGACGAGGAGGATCACTCCCTGGACGCGCTCTGTGACCGGTACGGTATCGCGATCACCGGGCGGCACACCGCGCTCGGTGACACGCTGGCCACGGCCGAGTTGTTGGTCCGCATCATCGAGCGGCTGGAGGCGCAGGGCTACCGCACCTTCGGCGAGGTCATGAAAGCTTCCCACATGGCCGCGGAACTCCGCCATCGCAGCGCGGTCTTCAGTGCATCGGGTGAAGGGATGGAATCCGCCCGCAGCTGA
- a CDS encoding response regulator transcription factor — MKSDSILVVDDEPNIVLSLRFLMRAEGYPVHVAVDGHQAIDLAREHQPRVVLLDLMLPGQDGYEVCQQMRQTPGLENAGIIMLTARGRETEREKGLALGADDYITKPFSTRELLDCVRQYMAGPARQDQPSGQIGPTAVAGSM, encoded by the coding sequence ATGAAATCCGATTCCATACTCGTCGTGGACGACGAACCCAATATCGTCCTCTCGCTCCGGTTTCTCATGCGGGCGGAGGGCTACCCCGTGCACGTGGCCGTTGATGGCCACCAGGCAATCGATCTGGCGCGCGAGCACCAGCCGCGGGTGGTGCTGCTCGACCTGATGCTGCCAGGCCAGGACGGCTACGAGGTCTGCCAGCAGATGCGCCAGACACCGGGCCTGGAGAATGCCGGCATCATCATGTTGACCGCACGCGGGCGTGAGACCGAGCGGGAGAAGGGCCTTGCACTGGGCGCAGACGACTACATCACCAAGCCGTTCAGCACCCGTGAGCTGCTCGACTGCGTCCGCCAGTACATGGCAGGACCCGCGCGTCAGGACCAGCCATCCGGTCAAATCGGCCCGACGGCCGTGGCCGGAAGCATGTAA
- a CDS encoding putative nucleotidyltransferase substrate binding domain-containing protein: MAGYSALFTRTAKDAMRPALVVCDQHTPCEDVTARMAETGSNCAVITRGAGRVVGQLSGRDVTHRVAFRVPSGTPVGEVLTGPLRVARHDERLYRLVGVMRVTRAQYLPVVDDAGRVMGLLSRADALGAGLPRYLERLDRFAQAATVEGLRAMRHAQPELAADLLADRLDAPEIQALLSGINEDIYRQLVRNTVEGLALDGWGRPPVGFAVIVMGSGGRQESFLGPDQDNGLVIADYPDAEHTAVDAYFAELARRLTRDLDAVGIPYCAGDVMASNPLWRKTYSQWLAQLDYWKRSRSPQALLNASILLDFRAVCGDFALGRSLRGAMVERIGGSSGFMRALMLNDSTKQVGLGWFDRLVTEPGDSAHEGEIHLKRNGIMPIVEAARLYALAHGVEATSTRERLNRLHDEGVLDADGLDALLHAHGFMCRLLLARQVQESLAGQPPRAHVPPGALTSRERDQLVRSMKTSSSLLRRLRRLLVGDV, translated from the coding sequence GTGGCTGGCTATTCAGCACTGTTCACCCGTACCGCCAAGGATGCCATGCGCCCGGCGCTGGTGGTCTGCGACCAGCACACGCCTTGCGAGGACGTCACTGCAAGGATGGCGGAAACCGGGAGCAACTGTGCGGTCATCACCCGGGGTGCCGGTCGTGTGGTCGGCCAGCTGAGCGGTCGCGATGTCACCCACCGCGTGGCCTTCCGCGTCCCGTCCGGCACCCCGGTGGGCGAGGTGTTGACCGGGCCGCTGCGGGTGGCCCGCCACGATGAGCGGCTCTACCGCCTGGTCGGGGTCATGCGGGTCACCCGGGCGCAGTACCTGCCGGTGGTGGACGATGCCGGACGGGTGATGGGGCTGCTCTCGCGGGCCGATGCCCTGGGCGCCGGGCTGCCCCGCTACCTGGAGCGGCTGGACCGTTTCGCCCAGGCCGCCACCGTGGAGGGACTCCGCGCCATGCGCCACGCCCAGCCGGAACTGGCGGCGGACCTGTTGGCCGACCGACTGGATGCCCCGGAGATCCAGGCGCTCCTTTCCGGCATCAACGAGGACATCTATCGCCAGCTGGTCAGAAACACCGTGGAGGGGCTGGCGCTGGATGGCTGGGGGCGGCCGCCGGTGGGTTTTGCCGTCATCGTCATGGGCTCGGGAGGGCGCCAGGAGAGCTTCCTGGGGCCGGACCAGGACAACGGCCTGGTCATCGCCGACTACCCGGATGCGGAGCACACCGCGGTGGACGCCTACTTCGCCGAGCTGGCCCGGCGCCTGACCCGCGACCTGGACGCGGTGGGCATTCCCTACTGCGCCGGTGACGTGATGGCCAGCAACCCGCTATGGCGCAAGACGTACTCGCAATGGCTGGCGCAGCTGGACTACTGGAAGCGCAGCCGCAGCCCGCAGGCCCTGCTGAACGCCAGCATCCTGCTCGACTTCCGTGCGGTATGCGGCGATTTCGCCCTGGGGCGGAGCCTGCGTGGTGCCATGGTGGAGCGGATCGGTGGCTCCAGTGGTTTCATGCGGGCACTGATGCTGAATGACTCCACCAAGCAGGTCGGGCTGGGCTGGTTCGACCGGTTGGTCACCGAGCCGGGCGATTCCGCCCACGAGGGTGAGATCCACCTCAAGCGCAACGGCATCATGCCTATTGTCGAGGCGGCCAGGCTCTACGCGCTGGCCCATGGCGTGGAGGCCACCAGTACCCGCGAGCGGCTGAATCGACTGCACGACGAGGGGGTGTTGGACGCGGACGGCCTGGATGCATTGCTGCATGCCCACGGCTTCATGTGCCGGCTGCTGCTGGCCCGCCAGGTCCAGGAGAGCCTGGCCGGGCAACCGCCGCGCGCCCACGTGCCGCCCGGCGCGCTCACCAGCCGTGAGCGGGACCAACTGGTGCGGAGCATGAAGACATCGTCCTCGCTGCTACGCCGCCTGCGCCGGCTCCTGGTGGGCGATGTCTGA
- a CDS encoding proline racemase family protein, translating into MRAKASLRRLRLVDVDVGGDVHRVVMGGVARCPGPTVRDSMDYLESRADGLRRLLISEPFGYDSMCVDLVMPACLPEAQLGYVIMEVMGYPYYSGSNTIATATAVLEAGLIPMEEGEQTLRLEAPGGLTTVRARNRDGVVESVTAQGSSAFIQAQDEVVQVPGLGEVRYDLVWSGGYYIMVDAASLGHRVVAEQTGGMILTAERIVNAVQGDFRHQHPELGAVGLPRFLHFMGPVERRADGRLHTPSATYGHPGVIWRCPTGTGTSARLALMARRGEIDEGELLEAVSPSGNAFTGVITGYPRVGGYEAVDTTITAVPYPVANMEMTIDIDAPMMRPFQLEHILETPGASIALSPPAPGGGVD; encoded by the coding sequence ATGCGCGCTAAGGCGAGCCTGCGCCGGTTGCGGCTGGTGGACGTGGACGTGGGCGGCGACGTGCACCGCGTGGTGATGGGCGGTGTGGCCCGCTGCCCTGGCCCGACCGTCCGCGACAGCATGGACTACCTGGAATCCCGCGCGGATGGCTTGCGCCGACTGCTCATCAGCGAGCCGTTCGGCTACGACTCCATGTGCGTGGACCTGGTGATGCCCGCCTGTCTCCCGGAGGCGCAACTGGGCTACGTGATCATGGAGGTGATGGGGTACCCCTACTACTCGGGCTCAAACACCATCGCCACCGCCACCGCGGTGCTCGAGGCGGGGCTGATCCCCATGGAGGAGGGTGAACAGACCCTGCGGTTAGAGGCGCCGGGCGGGCTCACGACAGTGCGGGCGCGCAACCGCGACGGGGTAGTGGAATCCGTGACCGCGCAGGGCTCCTCGGCCTTCATCCAGGCCCAGGACGAGGTGGTCCAGGTGCCCGGTCTGGGCGAAGTGCGTTACGACCTGGTCTGGAGCGGGGGGTATTACATCATGGTGGATGCCGCCAGCCTCGGGCACCGGGTGGTGGCGGAGCAGACCGGCGGCATGATCCTGACCGCGGAGCGTATCGTCAACGCGGTGCAGGGGGACTTTCGGCACCAGCACCCGGAGCTCGGGGCCGTCGGGCTGCCGCGCTTTCTGCACTTCATGGGCCCGGTGGAGCGGCGGGCCGACGGCCGCCTGCACACCCCCTCTGCCACCTACGGCCACCCCGGTGTGATCTGGCGTTGCCCGACCGGCACCGGGACCTCGGCCCGACTGGCCCTGATGGCCCGTCGCGGCGAGATCGACGAGGGGGAGCTGCTGGAGGCCGTCTCACCCTCCGGGAACGCGTTCACCGGCGTGATCACCGGCTATCCGCGGGTGGGCGGGTACGAGGCGGTGGACACCACCATAACCGCGGTGCCCTACCCGGTGGCCAACATGGAGATGACCATCGACATCGATGCCCCCATGATGCGGCCCTTCCAACTCGAGCACATCCTGGAAACCCCCGGGGCGTCTATCGCCTTATCGCCCCCTGCGCCGGGCGGTGGTGTGGACTAA
- a CDS encoding alcohol dehydrogenase family protein, whose translation MAEATMRAVQLTGHGDLDVLVYRENVPRPQPAPGEVLIEVSACGMNNTDVWVRQGAYGTETDAEEVSTWRRGRSTLTFPRIQGTDTVGRIVAVGEGVPESRVGERVMVDFSLYNRDDDSLADIDYIGHGRDGGYAEYTTVPAENAHVVDTDLTDAELATFCCAYLTGEHMLERAGVRPGERVLVTGASGGVGSGIVQLCRARGAIPYAVTGAAKADAVRGIGAEAVIPRDAEDLVGAVEEATGGAPIDVVADLVAGPLFNDLLRVLRPEGRYTTAGAIAGPLVQLDLRTMYLKHLQLHGSSQGTRQDFQRLVRYIEAGKIKPLLYNTYRLSDFHRAQRDFMEKAYIGKLVVVPDHKWDEVGRPHAR comes from the coding sequence ATGGCTGAAGCCACCATGCGGGCCGTGCAGCTGACGGGGCACGGCGATCTGGATGTCCTGGTCTACCGCGAGAATGTGCCCCGGCCCCAGCCGGCACCCGGCGAGGTGCTCATCGAGGTGAGCGCCTGCGGCATGAACAACACCGACGTCTGGGTCCGGCAGGGGGCCTACGGCACCGAGACCGACGCCGAGGAGGTGTCCACCTGGCGGCGGGGCCGCTCCACGCTTACCTTTCCCCGCATCCAGGGCACCGACACCGTTGGCCGTATCGTCGCCGTGGGCGAGGGGGTGCCGGAATCGCGGGTCGGTGAACGGGTCATGGTGGATTTCAGTCTCTACAACCGCGACGACGACAGCCTGGCGGATATCGACTACATCGGCCACGGGCGCGACGGCGGGTATGCCGAGTACACCACCGTGCCGGCGGAGAACGCCCACGTGGTCGACACTGACCTGACGGACGCCGAGCTGGCCACCTTTTGCTGCGCCTATCTCACCGGCGAGCACATGCTGGAGCGGGCCGGGGTCCGGCCCGGCGAGCGGGTGCTGGTGACCGGGGCCTCGGGCGGTGTCGGCTCCGGTATCGTCCAGCTCTGCCGCGCCCGCGGCGCCATTCCTTACGCGGTGACCGGCGCCGCCAAGGCGGACGCGGTGCGTGGGATCGGCGCCGAGGCGGTCATCCCCCGCGACGCCGAGGACCTGGTGGGGGCAGTGGAAGAGGCCACCGGCGGGGCGCCCATCGACGTGGTGGCCGATCTGGTGGCGGGCCCCCTGTTCAATGACCTGCTGCGGGTGTTGCGCCCGGAAGGCCGGTACACCACCGCCGGTGCGATTGCCGGCCCGCTGGTGCAGCTCGACCTGCGCACCATGTACCTGAAGCACCTGCAGTTGCACGGCTCCTCCCAGGGCACCCGCCAGGACTTTCAGCGCCTGGTCCGCTATATCGAGGCGGGTAAAATCAAGCCGTTGCTCTACAACACCTACCGGCTATCCGACTTCCACCGTGCCCAGCGCGACTTCATGGAGAAGGCCTACATCGGCAAGCTGGTGGTGGTGCCCGACCACAAGTGGGACGAGGTGGGCCGCCCCCATGCGCGCTAA
- a CDS encoding MFS transporter: MRADEHWYGNPALDKAYRTLVDEEDARVCRNISDEACHVVPGNFFLQILSHFFTKLGDAVANPKTVLPWLLSALAAPGFFTALLVPIRESGSLIPQLFIASYVRRVAQRKWAFVLGCVLQAVAVLAMALVAVGLDGMAAGTGLIAALVLFSLARGLCSVASKDVLGKTVPKTRRGQVNGWSAAAAGLVTITVGALLLLGGGEAGDTAVYLLLLGGAALLWLLAAASYGAIREYPGATTGGGNAFSEAIHRLDRLRTDAPFRRFVIARALLLCSALTAPFIIMLAHEQTRGAALVLGLFVIADGLASLLSAPFWGRFADASSRRVMVLAGAGAGGVGLTLVVLTQVAPALAQSAWLYPLFFFLLAIAHAGVRLGRKTYVVDLAGGDKRTDYVSVSNTVIGVVLLLMGSVGLLTAVVPVAGVILLLSGMGIAGAWLSARLPEVT; encoded by the coding sequence ATGCGCGCGGACGAGCACTGGTACGGCAACCCGGCCCTGGACAAGGCCTACCGCACCCTGGTGGACGAGGAGGACGCCCGCGTCTGCCGCAACATCAGCGACGAGGCGTGCCACGTCGTCCCCGGGAATTTCTTTCTCCAGATCCTCAGCCACTTCTTCACCAAACTCGGCGACGCGGTGGCCAACCCCAAGACCGTGCTGCCCTGGCTGCTCAGCGCCCTTGCCGCGCCGGGCTTTTTCACCGCCCTGCTGGTCCCTATCCGCGAATCCGGGTCGCTCATTCCGCAGCTTTTCATCGCCAGCTACGTGCGCCGCGTGGCCCAGCGCAAGTGGGCCTTCGTGCTGGGTTGCGTGCTGCAGGCGGTGGCCGTGCTGGCCATGGCCCTGGTGGCTGTCGGGCTCGATGGAATGGCGGCCGGCACCGGTCTGATCGCGGCCCTGGTGCTGTTCAGCCTGGCCCGCGGCCTGTGCTCCGTGGCCTCCAAGGACGTCCTGGGCAAAACGGTACCCAAGACCCGGCGCGGCCAGGTGAATGGTTGGTCCGCTGCTGCCGCCGGGCTGGTCACCATTACCGTGGGGGCCCTACTGCTGCTGGGCGGGGGCGAGGCCGGCGACACCGCGGTCTACCTGTTGCTGCTCGGTGGGGCCGCCCTGCTCTGGCTACTGGCGGCCGCGTCCTACGGGGCCATCCGGGAATACCCCGGCGCGACCACCGGTGGCGGCAATGCCTTTTCCGAGGCGATCCACCGGCTGGACCGCCTGCGCACCGATGCGCCCTTCCGACGTTTCGTTATTGCGCGGGCGCTATTGCTCTGCTCGGCGCTTACCGCGCCGTTCATCATCATGCTCGCGCATGAGCAGACCCGGGGCGCGGCGCTGGTGCTGGGCCTGTTCGTGATCGCAGACGGCCTGGCCAGCCTGCTCTCCGCCCCCTTCTGGGGCCGGTTTGCCGACGCCTCCAGCCGGCGGGTGATGGTGCTGGCCGGCGCAGGGGCCGGTGGCGTCGGGCTGACACTGGTAGTGCTGACCCAGGTCGCACCCGCCCTGGCACAGAGCGCCTGGCTCTACCCGCTCTTTTTCTTCCTGCTGGCCATCGCCCACGCCGGGGTGCGGCTGGGGCGCAAGACCTACGTGGTGGACCTGGCCGGCGGGGACAAGCGGACCGACTACGTCTCGGTGAGTAACACCGTCATCGGCGTGGTGCTGCTGCTGATGGGCAGTGTCGGACTGCTGACCGCCGTGGTGCCGGTCGCCGGCGTGATCCTGCTCCTGTCAGGGATGGGCATCGCCGGGGCTTGGCTGTCCGCCCGACTGCCGGAGGTCACCTGA